CAGGACACATTGTGGACAGCCTGCGACACCATGTGTCGTATGTGGCGATGCTTGGGGACCATGCTGGAGATCAGTGGTGGGACCTGAATCATGCCACGGTTATCCAGACACCGATCCTCCCGTAACAGATCATTCTCGCCTTTGTGAGCATGCATGAAGGTAGAGGCGAAGAAGGCCCCACACTCGACCTGGCGAAAGACATTGCCGAGAGCACCACCTTGACAAGGACCAGCTGGCCTGCTTTGGTGAGGGACCGGGCTTTCCAGCTGGGCAGCCAGTTCGTGATGGCATCAATCAGTGGATGGACCTTTCTTCATCTGACTTACTGATGTTCAACTTGAGCTATATGTTTTCTCATTAGCGAGGCGGTGAGCCATAAGCATAAAACCTGAAGCTTGACAAATGTTTTGTTGTCCCTTTTTCTCTGGATGCTTGTTCTGTTATTCCTTGAATTGCAGAACCCAGCATAAAGTTGCCgtatggaaaaaaaagttcaacTATTTGTTGATGTGCAATGAGAACCTAACAGTGCTATAAAATTTACCATTTTCAGATCCGTCATGGGCGACTTGCTGAAGCTGATGCACGTAAATACTTTCAGCAGCTTATTGATGGTGTTGATTTTTGCCACAGCAAAGGAGTCTACCATCGAGATCTAAAGGTGGGCATTGaacaggaaaaaaaggaagttcTGTGCTTCAGAATTGTGGGATTGTTTGGTCTTATTCTGCATTTTGTATGCAGCCTGAAAATCTTCTCCTTGACTCCCAAGGAAATCTTAAAATTTCAGACTTTGGACTCAGTGCATGGCCTGCCGAGGTGAATAGCTTTCTAAAGCTTTGTCATTGCATTATCTATTTTAGTTCAATTCTTGACTTGCTTAGTTGGTCACATGCAGGGAGCTTCCCTTCTACGTACTACCTGTGGAACCCCAAACTATGTTGCCCCAGAGGTACTACATCTGAATAACATTGTTTGCAGTGGCGCATGCACCGGTACGGCAAGGTCCGGTGGCTGCCATAACTAAATATCTGCACAGGAATACAAAATATGTAGCATATAGTTCATATAATTTATGCCAATACTCTACTTTTGGATCTCTACTGTACTTTctgaacaaaaagaaatatatatcTAGTATTCTATGAGTTTGCATTGTACATGGTTTTCTTGTGTAAACTCTGCCACAGCTAAATTTTTTTCCTGCTTCTGGTACTGATTGTTTGAGTTCTAGGCTTCTGGTTATACATCACTAAACCTGTCCACTGCAGGGTTGGATTTGAGAGATTTACCTTCAGTCCATCTTAATATGTTACTAGTTTTTGTTGGCAATGGATATCAGCTTCTGCTTGGTAAATAGGGTGGAGTCCTTTATCAtggattttttgttttgtttttttccctttGGGGAACTGCAAAAGCTTTGCGCCTCGATGTCATTGGTAGCTAGCAAACAAAAGTTTTTACGAGTCTAGTAGTAGGCCAATACATCCACTACATGCGCCACACGCTATGTGCTACACCTGCTGCTAATGACGTCTGGAGGCTGGTATCCCCTGCTCTAGCCCTCAAGCCTGCCTCAGCACCGATGGTGTTGAGCAGCAAAGCAATGTTGTGGCCCCTTCCGGTAGAAGATGACAGTGTTCCTCTGTTTCCAAATCCATCACACCGTCTACATTACCAATGAGGATAAGTCCTTAGTGATGGTCGAGCATAGTCAACATCTGACTGCCACTAGCTGATGAAATCCTCTCGAACTACGGGTGTGCTGTGTTCATCTTTGGACTAAAACAATCAACTATAGAATTCAAATACTTCAATATTTAACAGTAAGGCAGGCTGATTAATGTCATTCTTCCATGTAACATGAGAAGATCGTTATATTTAAGCAAAATGTTCCTTTTTACAATTATGATTTATAGATAGGAGCTTATACCGTTGCAGATTAATCCAGTTATACTTAAGTTCATCACCCACAAATGGCTGCACTGTGGCCATTAAGAAATGCAATCAGTAGTTACCAATTATATGCTATGTATATTCACTTTTCTTATTCCTTGTTAGGTGTAACTATTGATGCATTTCTCCTTTCAATTATTCTGTAATGCACAATTATCTTATGAAATAGGTTCTCAGTCATAAAGGATATGATGGAGCACTTGCTGATACATGGTCATGTGGAGTTATTCTATATGTCCTTCTGGCAGGTTATCTTCCATTCGATGAAGTGGATCTGACTACCCTTTATGGGAAGGTTTGTTTCTTATGAGCTAATGACCACTTTACTACAAGTCACCCCCTTCCCCATGCTATATAGTTAGTTCTGGGATCCTTGTGGTCAACCATCTAGAACTTCGACTGTTAACATTATCCAAAACTATAATGTTAGACTATATAAGAGTAATGCCGTCTGGTTTGTCTTGCAAATTGTGTGACCCAACTACCACAAAACAGCGAAAcatactacttcctccgtccaacaaaggatgtctcaactttgactaaatttgaatgcatctatacactaagtcatgtctagatacatccaaattttgacaaacttgagacatcttttgttggacggagggagtacttggtGTATAGATAATTAATTAGTCGATGTAAGCACTGTGTATGCACACACTAGCAGTCAAACATGATAGATACCTCCCCACCACAAAACTATTCAAACTAGGTTAAAACATAGGCCAAGTAAATGGGCTTCAACAGCCTTAGGAACAAACTATGCAATTGTAACATTTAATAAGGGAGATGCAGGGTAGCACAACTAAAACAGAGCAGGCATGACCTGGCAACCATCATGATTCCTACTTTGCTTAGTTGcaaggaaaataaaacatttgcGATCAAGTAGagatgtcacatgtttgtatAGCCTTTTCTATCGCCTTTTGTAGCAGAGTACTTGTTCTTGGGGGCCAAGACATAAATTCTTATCTTAGCGGTGACGTCTTCGTGGAAAGTATATCAtctatatacatgcatgtctatatatctttcttttttttcttaatgcAGATTGAGAGCGCAGAATATTCATTCCCAGCTTGGTTTCCGACTGGTGCTAAGTCACTGATACGTAGAATTCTTGACCCAAAACCAGATTCAGTAAGTGAAATTCTACAATTGTTTATCTCAAACAATGTCACGAGTTCTTAATTGGcttatgtttttctttgaacATTGCAATTTGACAGCTTGTTTAATTTATCTCTCATCTTTGTAACTGGAATCGGACGAGGTATACAACTTTACAGGTTGAATGAGAATTTGACATGACCAGTAGATCAGTTTAGCAGATCTGTTTGAAAGCAGACAGGCTGGTTTCTAAGTCACCTTTACTTTGTTAATTCATACCTCCTTTTAGATTCTTTCTGCAAAAGACAAATCTTCATTGTAGGTTGAAGTAGCTTCTATGAAATGTACGGGGAACAATCATTAAGTATGAATTATCGTATTACATGTAACATGGGAAGATGTTTCATATATTTGTAGTTGCTATCTTCATTAGTGTTTTCTTGACTTCCTATGTCTTCCAAATTGGAACAGCGAATCAGGATAGAGGAGATCAGGAATGATGAATGGTTTAAGAAGAATTATGAACCTGTCAGCGAAGTAGAAAATGAAGAAGTCAATCTTGATGACGTAAATGCAGCTTTTCTTGATCATGAGGTATACAGTTGTGCTCACCATTTTCCTTGAATCATTTATAAGGAAAACattgcatgtatatagcatagAGTGTGCTAAAATGCTCAATACTTGGTTTCTACTAAATCCATCGTAAAATTAGTCCAATGCAATGACCTTAAGGATTAAGGGATGAGGAAAATTTATGGTTGCCAATCCTTTCTCATCCAAAAGTGCTGTGCTGTTGTGGATACTTGAATGTATGTTCCTTTGCGTATCATGATTTATATGCGTTTTTCTACTTAGAAATCCACATGTTCACATTATTTGATGCTTCCATTTCTTTGACAATCCGATAATTAAGCAAACTTATTTGTTATTCTTTCACAATTATCGAGATGTAAGCCAAAATTTGATCATAAACCTCTGTTTGGCCTAACCATCGCATACTGACTGTTGTTACAACAAGTGGCTGATGACCTTCAGTTTAGAATGTTTATCAAAATGACTTATTTTAAGTGAAACCGAGGCATCCTTTTAACAAGCGACCCTCACAGCTGTTGCTTTGGTTATTCTTGCTTAGGAAATAAGCAAGCTTTAAAACCCTTAAATTCTCCCTTATTCATCAGTACTGGTTTGATATGTGCCATTCACATGCTTTTTGTAAGTATTAGATAACCTCTTCGTTTGTGGATGGTTTTCACCTGTATGTGTTTTGCTTGGGTTAGCAGGgctgtgtttggtttgagcccacACCAATCCCACCAAAATTTGGCCAAGGTTTTTGTTGCCCTTGTCTTGGCCAATGttgacaagaaaaatgaactagcaTTAGCTATGGAGCTTGAGCATGCCAAATTATTGGCTATGACCAAAGAATTGACATGCCATCCAAGCAagagccaaaattttggttatGACCAAAGAATTGACATGCCATCCAAAAACACCCTAAATACCACTCCATGATGCTATGAAACTAATTTTCTTCACTATTCTGACGAAGGGAATTTTATCAAACATGCAGCAACCATTTGTCTGGAATCCATGGTCTAAATAGTTTCTTACCTCACTTCTTCAGTTTTCGTATTTCACTAAAATTTAACTAATAAATTTGATGAAATCTGGTGTACATTGTACTTGCAATTCCTGTAATTTTCTTGTCCTCTTTTTTTGTGATTTCAGGAAGACACCGAACATACTTTTGACGATGAAGCAGGCCCTTTGACGCTCAATGCATTCGACCTAATTATTCTATCCCAAGGATTAAACCTTGCGTCCCTATTTGATCGCCGACAGGTATTATGCAAGCCACTTTTGACGCTTAATGTTTTCATGAAGAAATATTTATAGGGATAAGATGATTATcatctgaactctgaagtgCCAAGTGTGTTTTGGAGAAATACAGAATAACAGGAGGGGATGGTAACAGAAAGCAACAAATGAGAACAGTCAAATGAGCAATAGAACTGTAGAAGTAGATGATGATATATTTTCTGTGAGGTCGGTAAAAATTTGCTATGCAGTTCAATCCTGCTAGTATCACTCACTATCACAAGGTCACATAATCTGAATTATCATAAATAACGTGAAATATAATGTGTAGAAACTAGAAAGACTGAAGTGAGATATTCATAATTTTTATATGCAATGAGATTCAAACTTGCTTGTATTTTATGGACCCAGTGTTTGCATCTTTTCACTAGAAGAAGCAAGAAAACAGTCCAAATAACAGGAAGCAAGAGTGCCAGCAGTACCAATAGTATTCGGCAAACATTTCCCTATCTTTGTGAAGTTTTGATGGTATCAATATTGATGTTACTGTGCAGGCAGAGATAATTTGTATTATACTATTTTGGATAATTTTTCTGTTCTATATTTGGGAGAATACTCTCAAAATGTTGAGAAATCCAGTGTTGTAATCATGACAACATGACCATGGTGCTCATATTTGGGCATTTTGTAGATTATTTAATATTTCTCAGACCTAATAACTGTTTGATCTGCAGGACCATGGCAAGCTTCAGAACAGATTTTTATCGCGCAAACCAGCAAATGTTATATTGTCAAGTATGGAGGTTGTTGCTCAATCCATGGGGTTTAAGACGCATATTCGCAACTATAAGGTAATGTGTGTTGTCCCAACTTAACACTTCATGTGTCATAAGGATGTTGCAAACCTTCTGACTTGAGATCTCAACAGGCCGATGGATTTTCTATTCATTTTATAATGTTTAGCATATAACTTGTTCTCTGATTATGCATATATAGACTTGGATCTCTTTAATTTCATCATAGAATGGCTGCTGTCTTGATCAGCATGGAATGATCTTGGATCATTCTGGGATAACTAGGCTAAACTACTCTAACAAATGCTATTGATTGTTACGGGGTACAGGTCCTCTCTTATATAAGGAAATAGATAACTTGGATCTCAACTAATCCTAAATTTCGTAAATACTGGGATCTTATCCCTTATTTAAATATCTTGTCCCCTAGTTGGATAACTGCGGGACATGACATACCATTACTATTATCATTTTGAGTAAAAAGCACCTCATCTCCGATATTTGTAGCACTGATTTAACAGTGTCAAATGGTATCGCCCAGTGATGCgatttttcattttgttgTTTGATCCATTGCGTAGTAAGATTTCTGCATAATGTTTATTGGTGCCTATACCATGTAGTTTTCGATGAAAATTGTTGACATTTCCCCATATAGCATGGAAGCTTTTTTCCTTGATTTGTATTGTACAGTTTACCTTTTACTGCTAATGAGCTTCCATTACTATG
The Brachypodium distachyon strain Bd21 chromosome 2, Brachypodium_distachyon_v3.0, whole genome shotgun sequence genome window above contains:
- the LOC100846102 gene encoding CBL-interacting protein kinase 8: MVGGGGGGGALRRVGKYEVGRTIGEGTFAKVKFAQNTETGESVAMKVLDRSSILRHKMVDQIKREISIMKLVRHPNVVRLHEVLASRKKIFIILEFITGGELFDKIIRHGRLAEADARKYFQQLIDGVDFCHSKGVYHRDLKPENLLLDSQGNLKISDFGLSAWPAEGASLLRTTCGTPNYVAPEVLSHKGYDGALADTWSCGVILYVLLAGYLPFDEVDLTTLYGKIESAEYSFPAWFPTGAKSLIRRILDPKPDSRIRIEEIRNDEWFKKNYEPVSEVENEEVNLDDVNAAFLDHEEDTEHTFDDEAGPLTLNAFDLIILSQGLNLASLFDRRQDHGKLQNRFLSRKPANVILSSMEVVAQSMGFKTHIRNYKMRVEGLNANKTSHLTILLQIFEVAPSIFMVELQRAAGDTSEYNKFLNNYCCKLDDIVWKFPVEKGKSRTSRLSKR